DNA sequence from the Parasphingorhabdus cellanae genome:
GAAACGATTGCGGCTCTCTCGACGCTCTATGGTCTAAAAATGAATGACCGGCAGATCAGCGATGTTGTTCAAGGTCCTGCCTTCACCAGCCATTCCAAACTGGATCAGGGTAAGCCAGGCGAAGTTTTTGATGCGAAGGCGCGGGGGAAAGAGCAACAAAAAATCGCGGAAGTACATGGCACCGAGATTGATATGGTGGCGACTTGGGCGAAAGCGGTAGCCGACAGCCAGGGGATTAAATTGGATATTGGTTCAACGTTGCTTTGAATTTTTATCCACAATTAGGATTGTCACTGGTAAAAGCCGGGCTCGTTAGATTCTACGAAATCTCTCGATTCTTTAGAACCTTTGCGCACATATTCTTTCCATTGGCTGTTAGTCATGCAGATACGTCTCTTTTTTACGCGTGATCCAATAACGGGCTCCGACCGGCATCGAACATAGTCTGGATGACTTCGGTCGGTAATTTTTTCATCTTTCTTTTCCGTAGACATGCTCTCCGAAGCTGCCAATATCGGCGGCGCTGAAACAACACATATTCCGGTAAGAAAGACCGCTGATAACGTGTAGCGCATGTAATAATCCCGACTAATTGCTGGTCGACCCTGACTGATGGTCTTTCACAAACTCATTTGCGCGCCTGTTACCTTCAGCATTAAATTGCTTCCATTGGCGGTTGGTCATACATATTCGCTTTTTCTTGACGCGAGAGCCAATTACAGGCTCCGAGCGGCAACGCACAAAGTCGGGATCTCTGCGATCGGTTATCTTTTTCGGCTTTTTTGCAGCTTCAGAAGTATCCACCGACGTTTCTTCGGAGGTCAATTCAGCAGAAACCATGGCAGGCGTTGTTAACAGGGACGATCCGATGACTAAGAGCGTGTATTTACGTATATTCATAATTATCTCCAGAAGCTCAATAAAGTTATACGCAGCTGTGTACATGTTACAACAAAAAAGGGCGAGCCTTGCGGCCCGCCCTTTTTTTTTGTCTAAACCCGAAGGATTAGAAGCTGAATTTCACCGCAGCAGCGAAACGGCGACCCAATGCATCATAAGATGACGGGTAAACGTTACCACTGTTAAACGCTGTTGAACCAACATCGGAACCAACATTTGTTGGTTTGTTGTCGAACAGGTTACGAATTGTTAGAGTCAGCTGGACGTTGTCGCTGATTTCCCACTGACCGGTGAGGTCGAAGTAATGCTCCGCACCGATGTTGAGGAATTCAGGCTGAACAATACAACCACCTGGATCAGCACCCAAGAAGTCTGGGCAGTCCTGATCGGCCACTGGCAACAAGTTACCCATACCATCTTCATTGGCAAGCTGGGCAGCTGCAACTTCAGCAGCAAACTGAGCTGGTTCATATTCAACACCATCCAGGTAACGCCACAGGAGTGACAACCGGAATTCATCGTTAAATGTGACCGAAGTCCGCTGACTAAAGCCGAATTCAGGCTGAATGGATGGGCAGTTCACACTGTAAAAACCAACACATTCACGGTTCAAGCTGCCTGGCGTTGCCTGGAACAAGTTCTTGTTCGTCCAGGTTCCGTTGAAGGACAGGTTCAAACCGATATTATCGGTAATGTCGGTGCGATAATTGATCGAAAGATCAATACCATCGGTTTCGATTGCACCCAAGTTGGTCAGGTTCAAAGGAAGGCCCGGTGTATCTGCAGCCGATCCAGACAAGCTACCGTCCAGTGGATTACGACGGATCGCAAGACACTCAGCGCTTGTTGGGTCGCGGTTGAAGATGAAACACGCATCGCTAGCATCACCCGGTGCTGGGGTAGTAATAGCGTCCGTCACTTCAATGTTCCAGTAGTCAACGGTTACTGCAAGACCAGGAACAGCAGCTGGCTCAGCCAAGAAACCAACCGTCCAGGTTTTTGCAGTCTCGGTGCCGAGGTTCAGATTACCACCAGTAGTAACGTTTACTTGACCAGCCACTGGGTCATTGATTGACCCAATGCTGCCAGCCGGCGCACCTTGAGCGAGGCAGATTGCACGAAGCGTCGCATCAGTAGTTGGCGCAGCACCGGCACATGGATCGCTACCAAGGTTACTCAAACCAGTTGCAACCGGCGTAAACAGCTCACCGATATTTGGTGCGCGTGAAGAACGCTGATAGTTACCACGGATTTTCAGGCCGATAATAGGTTCCCAAGCACCGCCTGCTTTCCAAGTAAACTCGGTACCAGCAGTTGAATAATCGGAATAACGTGCGCCAAGCTCAACAGTGAGGCTTTCAGCAAATGGCATGCCTTCGAGCACTGGAATAACCAGTTCACCGAATGCGTCATAAACGTCATAACTACCTGTGATGTCAGGAGCAGCACCGCCGCCGCCAACAACCGCACCCGGTGTCTGAGAAGCTTCGTCACTACGACGGGTCGCACCGAACTCACGATACTCGCCACCAACAGCGAAGCTAATTGGCGTTTCTGTGATACCCCAGCCAAAGTCACCCGCGACCAATGCGTTGACTTGAGCCAGTGAAGTAGCTGTAATAACCTGCTGAGTCAGAGAGAACGTGTAGTCAATCTGCTCTTGGGTAAGACTACCCAGTGGTCCGAGAAGGTTGATTGGAACACAACCAGCTTCAGCTGTTGCACCAACATTTGGATCAGCCACACAAGTGGTAGCATCCGTAGCGATCAGAGCATTTTGCAAACGAGCAGCCCGTGCAAAACCAGACTGACGCTGGATCCGCTCACTCTCACCATAGCCACCGGAAAGATCCCAGGTGATGCTGTCGGTGATGTTACCACGTGCGCCAACAACAAAGTTGAACACAGTGCTGGTGAAGTCAGAGTTACGCGTGCCCGCTTCAACAGAACGACGGCGAATACCGAGGTTCACAGTATCATAGTTCGGGTTTGCCACTTCAGGCGTATTCGGATCACCATCATTGTCAAATGTTGGGCCGAACGGGGTGTCGAGCAGAAGCTGACACTGAGCAGGTGTTCTTGCCTGAACACCATCGGTGTTGGGATCAATATCATCACCAGCACAAATTGCCTGACCAATAACGTCATTCAGGAATGGGTTACCGTAGTTCAACGAATAAGTGTTGAAGAATGAACCACCTGGAGCAATGATTGTCGAAACGGTCTGCTTGGAAAATGAGGCCTGTGCATATACTTCAACAGCATCGCTGACTTCATAACGTCCCTGACTGAACAGGTTGAACCGCTCAAATGGTGTCTGGAAAATGTTGAACGGGTTAAAGTTGAACAGGTTCGAAGACGCTGGGTCAAGGCCTGTACCGTCAGCATTAATCTGAGCACTTACCGGACCACGAAGGTTGGCGGGAACAGAGTTGGATGAACCACCAGCAGCACCGGTGAAAGAACCAATGTTGAATTCAGAGAACGAACGGTCGCCCTGGAAAACAGCATCTTGATCCTGATAGCCAACGCTCAATACCACGTTACCGCGGCCATCGTCGAAGTTAGCACCAATTGTAAGGTCGCCACGGAAGACGTTTCCGTCGCCCTGTTCGGTGATCTGCTCACTCAGGTTCAATTCAACACCAGCAAAATCTTGCTTGGTAATGAAGTTAACAACACCGGAGATAGCATCAGCACCGTAAGTGGTGGTCGCGCCGCCGGTCAGAATGTCCGTACGCTCGATAACAGCCAGCGGAATGTTGTTAAGGTCAACACGGCCGGTTGTATCAGCTGGAACATAACGACGTCCGTCCAAAAGGACCAAGTTACGCTGAGAGCCGAGGTTACGTAGGTTAACGAAGGAAGAACCGCCATTACCATTGTTAACCGCAGAACCAATGCTTGGAACCGAGCTAGGAAGTTCGCGAAGGAACTGCTCAGCAACGTTTGTCTGACGAAGCTCAAGTTCTTCAGAGGTTACAACGCCAACTGGGCTAGAAAGCTCTAGGTTAGGGTTAGTAATACGAGAACCGGTAACAACGATGACTTCCTCATCGACTGCATCCGCGTCCTGCACGTCTTGATCCTGCGCATAGGCAGGTGCTGAAACCATTGCGAGGCCAAGCACCAAAGGTGCAGCGCCGCTTTTCAGCTTCGTAAATTTTTTCATGTTATTCCAGTCCCTTATTCTGGAGGAGCAGGGCCCCCAATGGCCCGCTTCTATGGTTGTCCAATCGAATCAAACACGTTTTGGACACGCGCTTAACTCCATTGGAATGGCTGGCAGATGCCGCAATTGCACTATTGTGTAAAGCTACTGTTCAGGTTTGATGGGCAGTTTTGTAGAGAATGTAACTATTTTGTCACAGTCGCTGCTGCGTATTGGTCACCAATTGAACGCACTGAAACATTCTTTTTAATGCACTGAATTCCAATAGTTATCTGGAATTCCTGTTCGCCATATTGCGCCACGCAGCTGTTATGCTAGTGCTGGACCGAATTTTGGGATTGCGCCAATATTGCTCAGCAGTGCATCTCATTGGCAAAGGAGTGGGTACATGAAAAACGGAAATCATAAGCAGAGCTCATTATTTATTGCACTATTATGTACACCTATAATAGCTGCAACCCCTGCTTTAGCGGCAGATAAAGACAATGTCGCACCTGACCCACCTGCAATATTTACCGAACTAATATCTTGCAAAGCCATAGTCGAGCCAGAGCAACGTTTGGCTTGTTTTGATGCTAAGGTAGCGGCGCTCGAAACCGCACAGTCGAGCAATCAGCTTGTTATCGCGGACCGCGAACAAGTCAGAGAAGCCCGTCGCGGCCTTTTTGGCTTATCCCTACCGCGGATCAAGTTATTCGACGGCGATAAAGAAGATGGCGATAACGTAGATAAGATCGACGCCACTATTTCATCGGTTCGTAAATTGCGCGGCGGCAAATGGTTGATCGTGTTGGATGATGGCGCAAAATGGCAACAAACCGAGGCCAGAAGTATGATGCGATCACCAAGAGCGGCTGATTCGATTGAAATTAAACGCGGCTCTTTGGGAAGTTTCGTCGCCAAAGTGAACGATGGCCGTGCGTTCAAGGTAAAGCGGATCGTCAACTGATCCCGCTTCCTTAAGCCGTTTCGCTAGTCCATCGGCCCGGTTAACAAGATCGGGTCGATGCGGGCTTTATTCCATTTCATGGACCAGTGCAGATGCGGACCGGTTGCGCGGCCTGTGGCGCCAATACGTCCAATCGGTTCACCGCGTTTTACAACCTGGCCCTCCTTGACCAAAATTTTGGAAGCATGAAGAAACGCACTATTTAGACCCATGCCGTGATCGATCATCAATAAATTGCCTTCAAGCGAAAAAGGCTTGCTCGCGGCCAGCGTTACGACACCATCTGCTGGCGCCACA
Encoded proteins:
- a CDS encoding TonB-dependent receptor domain-containing protein; amino-acid sequence: MKKFTKLKSGAAPLVLGLAMVSAPAYAQDQDVQDADAVDEEVIVVTGSRITNPNLELSSPVGVVTSEELELRQTNVAEQFLRELPSSVPSIGSAVNNGNGGSSFVNLRNLGSQRNLVLLDGRRYVPADTTGRVDLNNIPLAVIERTDILTGGATTTYGADAISGVVNFITKQDFAGVELNLSEQITEQGDGNVFRGDLTIGANFDDGRGNVVLSVGYQDQDAVFQGDRSFSEFNIGSFTGAAGGSSNSVPANLRGPVSAQINADGTGLDPASSNLFNFNPFNIFQTPFERFNLFSQGRYEVSDAVEVYAQASFSKQTVSTIIAPGGSFFNTYSLNYGNPFLNDVIGQAICAGDDIDPNTDGVQARTPAQCQLLLDTPFGPTFDNDGDPNTPEVANPNYDTVNLGIRRRSVEAGTRNSDFTSTVFNFVVGARGNITDSITWDLSGGYGESERIQRQSGFARAARLQNALIATDATTCVADPNVGATAEAGCVPINLLGPLGSLTQEQIDYTFSLTQQVITATSLAQVNALVAGDFGWGITETPISFAVGGEYREFGATRRSDEASQTPGAVVGGGGAAPDITGSYDVYDAFGELVIPVLEGMPFAESLTVELGARYSDYSTAGTEFTWKAGGAWEPIIGLKIRGNYQRSSRAPNIGELFTPVATGLSNLGSDPCAGAAPTTDATLRAICLAQGAPAGSIGSINDPVAGQVNVTTGGNLNLGTETAKTWTVGFLAEPAAVPGLAVTVDYWNIEVTDAITTPAPGDASDACFIFNRDPTSAECLAIRRNPLDGSLSGSAADTPGLPLNLTNLGAIETDGIDLSINYRTDITDNIGLNLSFNGTWTNKNLFQATPGSLNRECVGFYSVNCPSIQPEFGFSQRTSVTFNDEFRLSLLWRYLDGVEYEPAQFAAEVAAAQLANEDGMGNLLPVADQDCPDFLGADPGGCIVQPEFLNIGAEHYFDLTGQWEISDNVQLTLTIRNLFDNKPTNVGSDVGSTAFNSGNVYPSSYDALGRRFAAAVKFSF